GATCTTTCCATTACTACATTTTCACAACGTCATCACATATAGACAAGTGAAAACCTTAAATACATCAGATAAACCTATAATAGAGCCTCTGAAGCCGTGGCCGCGTGCAGTGATCGGGACGCAGTGTTTACAAGTGAAGGCGGGAGGCATGGAGCGGCGGCGGGCAGCAGGCAGCGGCCCCGCCAGGCACCCACCCCAGGCACCACCCAGCGGCGCCCACCCCCAGCACCGCCCCGGCCAGGAGGACGAGGTGAGAAAGGACGGACAGGCGGGATATGACTGACTTCTGTTCATGGGGAGTAACGTTATGGAGTGGCGGAGGGACACAGTTATTGTTTTCCTTACCTAGAAATTGTTTACCTTGGTGATAGTAAAGGGCAGAGTTCTTTCCCTGGGTTTTTGGAGCTTGAGGCAGCGACCCCTTGTAGTGATGTTgttagggttgccaccttgagaTCAGGAAAATAcggaacatctcactctccaatacagaacgaatctaTATTTGAAGGATCGGTGGTAACCCTGAAATTTCTGTAGCCTGCCCTGCCTTGACAGCCGTTGCCTGCTGCttgtgaaggcaggaggaagggggatcgCATACTgtacacgtatttcaggacgacccttgacaaacacaaTTTTATGGCCTGTTTTTTATAGATTGACCAAAAAATGCCATCATTACAGCTTTAAAATGCTAAATTTCATCTGCTTGCCTattcagacagacaaatacgAAACACGTGGCGTTCCATATTGATTCAAAACGGAACGCACCATTTCATTCTCCAATACGGAACGATTCAGTATATTAATGTACAGGTGGTCACCCTAGATGTTGTTGTCTCCAGGGGCCAGATGGAAGAATTGGGTGTAGTCAACATTTTTCAGGCCATGTAAAAATATGTCTGGATCATATCGCCTcggtctctcctttcctttagtgTTACATTCATTTGGGGTTGGACTGGCTATGTCTTGAATGTCATTTTCTTCACTCATAGCTCGCCGCCCAGCTTGCCAAAATTGAACGAGAGCTGcggcagaaggaaaagaagcttGAGAAATATAACCGCGTCCTGAAAGCCAAGAAGCATGTTCGTGATACTCTTCGTCAGCACAGTGCCACCACCAAGGACCAGGGTGAGtgccggggagggaggggagggattgaCATTAATTTCAACACTAATTAGAAAAAGTTATACATATCTAGGTGCACATATTTTGCTGCTTTTTATCTGTTTATAGACTGACGTAGTATAGCTTCCGTTTACTTCTGCCTCTTAGCCTTCATCACCCACAAACATCACCACCCATATTCACCacctcctttcatcatcatctgaCATCATCACCTAACTATCTTCACATCACCAACATCATGACCTTAACCATCTACACATCACCACCCATTCTCACCACCTCCTTTCATCATCTACTGACATCACCACCTTAAACATCTTCACAGGACTTCATCACTTCAACTTCCCGCATATCCCCCTCTATTGCATCCAtgactctcctccttccccttcttcacaaCACTCCATCACTTCAACTTCTTTACTTCATCACTTCAACATCTTCACAGCACTCCATCACTTCAACTTCCTGCATATCCCCCTCAATAGCATCCAtgactctcctccttttccttcctctccttctccttctccctggcAGCTCCATCCTCAGCATCCTCCCAACATATCCTGCATCCATCCTCTCATCTCGCCTCTCACTCTATCTCCGAACCACATCACCCAAGCACTTCACCCAGCCTGGACTCACCCCTTactcaccccccaacccccacaggCACCCCACCCACAGCCCCAGCAGCCCAGGACGCCTCACCTCCCCGTGGCGGCAAATCCTCTACCCTCAGGAGCGTCACCTTCAGCACCAGGTCGCCAGAGGTCCAGTATGTCCCAGCTGGCCGCGTtacacccaccccaccaccacccaccacacccacacatacagaaGAGGatcagagaaaggagaaggggacgagaagggaggCTTTAAAACAAGGGACTGGAGATGGGAAAAGTGCGAAGAATGAAAGTGAACATTTACCGTCAAccagggaaggacaggagaggaaggagcagagaggaacaagaagggaGGCTTTAAAACAAGGAACTGGAGATGGGAAAAGTGcgaagaaggaaagtgaacatTTACCATCCATGTCCTCTGTCCCATCAACCAGGGAAGAACATGAGAAAAGAACATCCATTTCTAAGCCACCTCCTATCCCTGCAGACTCCATTGATGTGTCTAAGAAAAGGAATGTCACCTTACCAAACACCATAGACCACTTACCATCCACTTCCTCTGTCCCATCAACCAGGGAAGAACATGAGAGAAGGACATCCATTTCTAAGCCATCTCCTATCCCTGCAGACTCCATTGATATGTCTAAGAAAGGGAATGTCACCTTACCAAACACCATAGACCACTTACCATCCACATCCTCTGTCCCATCGACCAGGGAAGGACACAAGAAAAACTCATCCATTTCCAAACCATCTCCAAATGCTATGTCCAAGGAAGAGACCATCACCTTACCAAACACCGAACAACACTTACCATCCACCTCCTTCATCCCAGCAACCAAGGACGGACATGAGGGAGACTGCACTATTACCAGAGCTACACTAGACCCCAACAGTGAAAGAAACTCCAGCTCCTCGGATGCAACATTGTCAGGACTCTTGAACGAGGAGCTACCCTGCTGTTCCCAGACTTCCATTGAGGACATAgggcagagaggaaagagggagaagaggggaagtgtTGAGTGTATTTCTAGTCCCTCTAACACTTCTCCATTGCTACAAGCTTGTCACGGAAAGTTGAGAAACACAGTCTCCATTGCTGCAAACTAGTTCAATCCTCCGCAGCCCTCTAACACTGCTCTCTCATCACAGACTCATCACACAGCTTCCAGAGACTCAAAGAAGGAGAGCTCATCACCACAGACTCATCACTCAACCTCCAGTCACTCAAAGAAGAATCACTCACCACAGACTCATTACACAACTTCCAGAGACTCAAAGAGGGAGAGCTCATCACCACAAACTCATCACTCAACCTCCAGTCACACAAAGAAGAATCACTCACCACAGACTCATTACACAACTTCCAGAGACTCAAAGAAGGAGAGTCATTCACCACAGACTCATCACACAACTTCCAGAGACTCAAAGAAGGAGAGCTCATCACTACAGACTCACCACTCAACCTCCAGTGAGTCAAAGAAGAATCACTCACCACAGACTCATCAcataacctcaacacacacaaagaaggagAGTCATTCACCACACACTCATCACACAACATTTAGAGACACAAAGAAGGAGAGCTCATCACTACAGACTCACCACACAAGCCCCACAGACACAAAAAGGGAGAGTTCATCACTACAAACTCATCACACAACCTCCACAGACACAAGGAAGGAAAGTCATTCATCACAGACTCACCACGCAGCCTCCAGCAACTCAACGAAGAACCGCTCACCACAGACTCATCACACAAGCTCGAGAGACACAAAACACAAGAATCTTCAAGTGCCATCCCACCACACAACCTCCATAGACTCAAAACAGGAGAACGGACGACGGAACAGTGACACCAACACCACAAGAGACCTGGCATACTCCGGGCACTTCCTCGACACTTGCTGGGATGAATGGCCTCCTCTACCCATGCCACCTGATCCTCCCTCCGCTACTGATGCCCCAAGATATCCCTCTCCTTCCATGCCCCTTCAGAACAACCCACAAGCTCCTAGTATGGAAGTAAATACGAGTAACTTAACCCACGCCACAGCCATCAACGCAAGCAACCCTGGAAACGTTGGTACAAGCATAACCAGGTCTCCCGCACTTTCGTCACCACAGAAAACTGAACTAGTGAGGGATGGACTGAAGAAAACCCGCACCCCACCTCTCACGACAGCCCTAAGCAGACCTAATTTAACCAGGCCACCACCACAGACCCTCCCGACAGCCCTACCAGCCCCAGAATCAGCCCTACCAGCCCCAGTGACAGCCCTTCCAACTCCTATACTAGCCCAGTCTGCCCCATCAATACCCTTAGCATTAGACCCATTAGCATCATCACCAGTACTTCCAGCCCCAGCACCAGCCCTTCCAGCCCCAGCACCAGCCCTTCCAGCCCCAGCACCAGCCCTTCCAGCCCAAGCAACAGCCCTACCAGCCCCAGTAACAGCCCTTCCAGCTCCAATACTAGCCCAGTCAGCCCAATTATCATCACGAGCAGCACTCCTACCCCCAGCACCAGCCCTTCCAGTCCCAGCAACAGCCCCTCCAGCCCAATCAGCCCCAGTATCATCACCAGCAGCCCTTCCAGCCCCACCACCAGCCCAATTAGCATCCGTAAGACATGCCGGAGCAGTGGATGACATCGAGACACAAGACCTCTTCCGAGCAGAGCCACAGGAGGATGAGACCCTACACAGAAGCATTGCCCACAGACGTCCCTGGAGGCATAGAGCAACGCAGAGTGGCACGGAAAGTTCgggaagcaccaccaccaccaccaccaccagtaaaaaTGGGAGGGAGATGAACTGCGGAAGGGTGAACGAGGAAGAGGATAGCAGTCAGGATGTGGAGTTTGTACGAGGGACGGTGGAAGACTTGACACTAGCGGAAGATGACGTAAGATCGCAGGAGGAAAGGGATAGTGAGATCTCTCGGCAAATCCACAGAAGAAACGTTTTACAGAGtcatcttagagagagagacaaacagacagacgtaaCCATGAGAAAACTTGATAAGAGAGAAACGGGAGAGAGCGGAGCGAGTGAAACAACGTACGTAGCAGTGAGAGGCAGGGAGGATGAGGACATGGAGCACGGCATACCAGAGGACGCAATGGACCTACACATGAAGGATATGGACGTCACGCAGTTTCTAACCCCGACGCAACTGCAATTTCACCCACACACAACCCATGCAGCGACCCCTCACCCACCCCATGGAAAAACCGCACACAGGGGGAGGGATGACGGTACGCAACAACCACCGGAGCAGAATATAAGCATCCGTatgttgaagaaaggaagaggaggaagaggcggaacgGAGATACAGGCTAATATGACCCCCACCAAACTTGACCGAACCGATACAAGATGTGGTGAGGGAAGAACGTCAACCGAGATTAATGAAAATATGGTTGATGACAGTGAAGAAAGTGAGGATTTGAAGATGCCTAGGACTGCCACAACCAAGAAACTGGACATATTCACCCATCCTGCAACCAAAAATgagataaagggaaaaatatatcCCCAGAATAATGAAAATATGGTTTATGATtgtgaggaaagtgaggagatgAAGATACCTCAGACTTCCAC
The Eriocheir sinensis breed Jianghai 21 chromosome 60, ASM2467909v1, whole genome shotgun sequence genome window above contains:
- the LOC126985608 gene encoding histone H3.v1-like; its protein translation is MERRRAAGSGPARHPPQAPPSGAHPQHRPGQEDELAAQLAKIERELRQKEKKLEKYNRVLKAKKHVRDTLRQHSATTKDQGTPPTAPAAQDASPPRGGKSSTLRSVTFSTRSPEVQYVPAGRVTPTPPPPTTPTHTEEDQRKEKGTRREALKQGTGDGKSAKNESEHLPSTREGQERKEQRGTRREALKQGTGDGKSAKKESEHLPSMSSVPSTREEHEKRTSISKPPPIPADSIDVSKKRNVTLPNTIDHLPSTSSVPSTREEHERRTSISKPSPIPADSIDMSKKGNVTLPNTIDHLPSTSSVPSTREGHKKNSSISKPSPNAMSKEETITLPNTEQHLPSTSFIPATKDGHEGDCTITRATLDPNSERNSSSSDATLSGLLNEELPCCSQTSIEDIGQRGKREKRGSVECISSPSNTSPLLQACHGKLRNTVSIAAN